In Arthrobacter sp. StoSoilB5, one genomic interval encodes:
- a CDS encoding thiamine pyrophosphate-dependent enzyme — MTTKPVFAAVDDAAPLTHEQLRELYSLMASVRHLDSAAVAWQRQGIIPGYAPELGQEAAQVGSGYAVDRSRDFVFPTYREMGVARAMGLDMVGYMSTHKATWHGGMYNPLESRFAPIQAVVAGSVLHAVGWAHGQTLSRLPEGETGVAMTYFGDGASSQGDVHEAMNFAAVMKAPVVFFIQNNGWAISVPTERQVAGGSVAARAAGYGIPSVQVDGNDVVAVYEATRAAFAHCRAGHGPVVIEAMTYRRGPHSTADDPGRYRSLDEERLSAGEDPVERFRQRLLADRVADEAFFAEAQRRAEKEEEVVRSGIEALGPRPGAEMFSLVFQEPTPALQSQAAAWRKESEHA, encoded by the coding sequence ATGACTACGAAACCCGTGTTTGCCGCCGTCGATGACGCGGCTCCGCTCACGCACGAACAACTGCGCGAGCTTTACTCCTTGATGGCCTCAGTCCGCCATTTGGACTCCGCGGCCGTCGCCTGGCAACGCCAGGGCATCATTCCCGGGTATGCGCCCGAGCTCGGCCAGGAAGCCGCACAGGTGGGCAGCGGCTACGCCGTGGACCGGAGCCGCGACTTCGTTTTCCCGACCTATCGCGAGATGGGCGTGGCCCGGGCTATGGGCCTGGACATGGTGGGCTACATGTCCACGCACAAGGCGACCTGGCATGGAGGCATGTACAACCCCCTGGAGTCCCGGTTTGCTCCCATCCAAGCGGTGGTTGCGGGCTCCGTGCTCCACGCCGTCGGCTGGGCCCACGGCCAGACACTCTCCCGCCTGCCGGAGGGTGAAACCGGCGTCGCCATGACGTACTTCGGCGACGGAGCATCATCCCAGGGCGACGTCCACGAGGCCATGAACTTCGCCGCGGTCATGAAGGCGCCGGTGGTCTTCTTCATCCAGAACAACGGCTGGGCCATTTCCGTCCCCACGGAACGCCAGGTTGCCGGCGGCTCGGTCGCGGCGCGCGCGGCCGGATACGGCATCCCTTCCGTGCAGGTGGACGGCAACGACGTCGTCGCAGTTTACGAGGCCACACGAGCGGCTTTCGCCCATTGCCGTGCAGGTCACGGACCGGTTGTCATTGAAGCGATGACGTACCGCCGCGGCCCGCACTCCACCGCCGACGACCCCGGCCGATACCGCAGCCTGGATGAGGAACGGCTCAGCGCTGGCGAGGATCCCGTTGAGCGGTTTCGGCAGCGGCTCCTCGCCGACCGCGTAGCGGATGAAGCGTTTTTCGCCGAGGCACAACGGAGAGCCGAGAAGGAAGAGGAAGTCGTTCGTTCCGGCATCGAGGCCCTTGGCCCACGGCCGGGAGCCGAAATGTTCAGCCTGGTCTTCCAGGAACCAACGCCCGCCCTTCAATCCCAAGCCGCTGCGTGGCGCAAGGAGTCCGAACATGCCTGA
- a CDS encoding alpha-ketoacid dehydrogenase subunit beta, translated as MPETITKTPGTATDTAAPALHMSMQQALNRALDEILADDPKTVIFGEDCGRLGGVFRITDGLQAKHGEDRVFDTPLAESGILGMSVGLAMAGFHPIPEVQFDGFAYPAINQIICQIARMNYRSRGTLPMPITLRVPSFGGIRAPEHHGESLEALFAHVPGLKVVSPSNPHDAYHLLKYAATRPDPVIFMEPKSRYWQKGPVDVTTATPGPATPDGGMDDGGSLTGARVAREGRHLTLVAWGAMVARCLQVAELAAEDGIDVEVLDLRWLKPIDAEALARSVGKTRRAVVVHEAPLTSGLGAEVAQLITQRCFDTLKAPVERVTGFDVPYPSGDLEDEYIPNIDRILFGIQRVLEYRRG; from the coding sequence ATGCCTGAGACGATCACAAAAACGCCGGGGACAGCGACTGACACGGCTGCCCCCGCTCTGCACATGTCCATGCAGCAGGCCCTCAACCGCGCACTGGACGAAATCCTGGCCGATGACCCCAAGACGGTCATCTTCGGCGAAGACTGCGGCCGCCTCGGCGGCGTCTTCCGCATCACCGATGGCCTCCAGGCAAAGCACGGCGAGGACCGCGTCTTCGACACTCCGCTCGCCGAGTCCGGCATCCTGGGCATGTCGGTGGGCCTGGCCATGGCCGGCTTCCACCCCATTCCGGAAGTCCAGTTCGACGGCTTCGCCTACCCCGCGATCAACCAGATCATCTGCCAGATCGCGCGTATGAACTATCGCAGCCGCGGTACGCTTCCGATGCCCATCACGCTGCGCGTCCCCAGCTTCGGCGGCATCCGTGCCCCTGAACATCATGGCGAAAGCCTGGAAGCGCTGTTTGCGCACGTCCCGGGACTGAAGGTGGTCTCTCCGTCAAACCCGCACGACGCCTACCACCTGCTCAAGTACGCGGCGACACGTCCGGACCCGGTGATCTTCATGGAACCCAAGTCCCGCTACTGGCAGAAAGGGCCGGTGGACGTCACCACCGCGACTCCCGGTCCAGCAACGCCCGACGGCGGCATGGACGACGGAGGCAGCCTCACCGGCGCCCGCGTGGCTCGGGAAGGCCGCCACCTGACCCTCGTCGCATGGGGTGCCATGGTGGCCCGCTGCCTCCAGGTAGCAGAACTTGCAGCGGAAGATGGCATCGACGTCGAGGTCTTGGACCTGCGCTGGCTGAAACCGATCGACGCCGAAGCCCTGGCGAGGTCCGTCGGGAAGACGCGACGCGCCGTCGTCGTACATGAAGCGCCCCTGACCTCAGGCCTTGGCGCCGAAGTCGCGCAATTGATCACGCAGCGCTGCTTTGACACGCTGAAGGCTCCGGTGGAGCGCGTGACAGGCTTCGACGTGCCGTACCCCTCCGGCGACTTGGAGGACGAATACATTCCGAACATCGACCGCATCCTCTTTGGGATCCAACGCGTATTGGAGTACCGCCGTGGCTGA
- a CDS encoding biotin/lipoyl-containing protein: MAEISFPLPDLGEGLIEAIVLDWLVSPGQQVERNQPLVELETSKSALELPSPQAGKVVRIHGAPGDTINVGEPLIVFEVPDDTAGIVGTVPKDEAPKRRVRLSAVLDED; encoded by the coding sequence GTGGCTGAAATTTCCTTCCCGCTCCCCGATCTGGGTGAAGGCCTCATCGAGGCAATCGTGCTTGACTGGCTCGTCTCACCGGGACAACAGGTGGAACGCAACCAACCCCTCGTCGAGCTCGAAACGAGCAAGTCGGCGCTGGAATTGCCAAGCCCCCAGGCGGGTAAAGTGGTGCGTATTCACGGGGCGCCCGGTGACACCATCAACGTCGGCGAACCGCTGATCGTGTTCGAGGTACCGGATGACACCGCCGGGATCGTGGGCACTGTTCCCAAGGACGAAGCACCCAAGCGCCGGGTCCGCCTGAGCGCCGTACTCGATGAGGACTGA
- a CDS encoding alpha/beta fold hydrolase codes for MMTGRHTVEQHRHTVEGTDPELFVEVHEPTTDAGLRPVLLIHGFSSSSKLNWADSGWITTLQEAGRRVITVDLPGHGQSHSPEDLDSYTPSRIRADLLQIVTDAGARPLRDGDPSTGLDIVGYSLGSRLAWEFAATQPDLVHRIVLGGPSSADPLAAFDLAAAQRHLADGTPIADQSTAGLLKMAQLLPSNDLFAMLSLIEAIKGEPFDPAEAAPHVPVLLVAGEKDDRAATMPELASIAGKRGAMVETLVVPGRTHTNVITSRAFKDAAIEFLGV; via the coding sequence ATGATGACCGGCAGGCACACCGTGGAACAGCACAGGCACACAGTTGAGGGCACAGACCCCGAATTGTTCGTTGAAGTGCATGAACCCACCACCGATGCCGGACTACGACCCGTCCTGTTGATCCACGGTTTCTCCTCATCCAGCAAGCTCAACTGGGCGGACAGCGGATGGATCACCACGCTCCAGGAAGCCGGCCGCCGGGTCATCACGGTGGACCTTCCCGGTCACGGCCAAAGCCACTCCCCCGAGGACCTGGATTCCTACACGCCTAGCCGGATTCGCGCTGACCTCCTGCAGATTGTGACCGACGCCGGCGCACGGCCCCTGCGCGACGGCGACCCTTCCACGGGACTGGACATCGTGGGTTACTCCTTGGGATCCCGGCTGGCTTGGGAGTTCGCCGCGACACAGCCGGACCTGGTTCACCGGATCGTCCTGGGCGGACCGAGTTCAGCGGATCCCTTGGCAGCCTTCGACCTCGCCGCCGCTCAGCGGCACCTGGCCGATGGCACACCCATTGCGGACCAGTCCACAGCGGGGCTGCTGAAGATGGCGCAGTTGCTGCCGAGCAATGACCTGTTCGCCATGCTTTCACTTATCGAGGCCATCAAGGGTGAGCCCTTCGATCCTGCCGAAGCTGCACCGCACGTGCCCGTCCTTTTGGTTGCGGGCGAAAAAGACGATCGCGCGGCCACCATGCCGGAGCTTGCGTCCATTGCCGGCAAGCGGGGTGCCATGGTGGAGACCTTGGTGGTCCCGGGACGCACGCATACCAACGTGATCACCAGCCGGGCTTTCAAGGACGCCGCCATCGAGTTCCTGGGCGTGTAG
- a CDS encoding MarR family transcriptional regulator — protein sequence MNKPIGYWIKRLDAALELQLDATLARVRLSRRQWQTLGTLAEGTVRPDELDEIMRPFWGDDIRLRERELASLVGRGMIIMIDDRLALSELGREKYHEALRYVEAARKDLSMGIGIDEYAMALSVLERMSLNAERLSR from the coding sequence GTGAACAAGCCCATTGGATACTGGATCAAAAGGCTCGACGCCGCGCTGGAACTCCAGCTCGATGCCACGCTGGCCAGGGTCAGGCTGAGCCGGCGGCAGTGGCAGACCCTGGGCACCTTGGCGGAGGGAACGGTCCGCCCTGATGAGCTGGATGAGATCATGCGCCCGTTCTGGGGCGATGACATCCGTTTGAGGGAGCGGGAGCTTGCCTCCTTGGTTGGCCGGGGAATGATCATTATGATTGATGACCGTCTGGCGCTTAGCGAGCTTGGCCGGGAGAAGTACCACGAGGCCCTCCGCTATGTGGAAGCCGCCCGCAAAGACCTTTCCATGGGCATCGGAATCGATGAATACGCTATGGCGTTGAGCGTCCTTGAACGAATGAGCCTTAATGCGGAGAGACTGAGCCGTTAG
- a CDS encoding phosphoribosyltransferase family protein: MEVGQMGMRFKDRAEAGRRLAEGLPQFRERQDTIVLGLARGGVPLAVAAANALYLPFGTILVRKLGIPGREETAYGALAWCQGDVVRIVNKPLKEHVLAHGISQAALDAVEAHERAELLRRARQYPGIEHDLRGMTVILVDDGLATGATMRAAVEAVRAAGAGTIVAAVPVASLEASTSLARVCDFVMALHTPGKFHAVGAFYERFEQLTDADVVEQLEGAKAPRAK; encoded by the coding sequence GTGGAAGTGGGGCAGATGGGCATGCGTTTCAAGGACCGGGCGGAAGCCGGCCGGCGCCTGGCCGAAGGACTCCCCCAGTTCAGGGAACGGCAAGACACCATCGTCCTTGGCCTTGCCCGTGGAGGCGTGCCCCTGGCCGTGGCTGCGGCCAACGCGCTCTATCTGCCCTTCGGTACTATTTTGGTCCGCAAACTGGGGATACCTGGACGCGAGGAGACTGCCTATGGCGCACTTGCGTGGTGCCAGGGCGACGTCGTCCGCATCGTTAACAAGCCGCTCAAGGAACACGTCCTCGCCCATGGCATCAGCCAAGCCGCATTGGATGCCGTTGAGGCACATGAGCGCGCCGAACTACTTCGCCGGGCAAGGCAATATCCGGGAATCGAGCACGATCTTCGAGGTATGACCGTCATTTTGGTGGACGATGGCCTAGCTACAGGGGCCACCATGCGTGCGGCCGTTGAGGCCGTGCGGGCGGCAGGTGCCGGCACAATCGTCGCTGCCGTTCCCGTGGCCTCGCTGGAAGCCTCAACATCGTTGGCGCGGGTCTGCGACTTCGTGATGGCGCTGCACACTCCGGGTAAATTCCACGCTGTTGGAGCCTTTTATGAGCGCTTCGAGCAGTTGACGGACGCCGACGTCGTGGAGCAGCTCGAAGGCGCGAAGGCTCCCCGGGCGAAATAG
- a CDS encoding MFS transporter — MTATSTVDSPSGPSSRREERRVLAGTLVGTTIEWYDFFIFAQLTATLLSPLFLTPLEKSNPGVAQILSFATIGISFLFRPLGAFVAGHLGDRLGRKAVLVMTLVMMGAATALIGVLPTYGTIGLWAPILLITLRVVQGFSAGGEWGGAALMAVEHAPITKRGLFGAYPQIGVPIGMILATGLLFFLQSGMSKDDFAAWGWRVPFLLSVVLIVVGYLIRRAVGESPVFKEIAQRKAESKAPLSELFRKNKKEVVLAALIFIANNAAGYLLIAFFISYATKALKMPAPPVLLATTVASFGWLIFTMVGGWLSDKIGRVKTFLLGYGLVFAWMIPMFALIDSKDILLYGTALFVLTIGLGLSYGPMSAMYAEMFPAHVRYSGISIGYALGAILGGAFAPLIAQALLDTTKWSGSVGLYIMGLCIISAVGVILAKETKGRPLGFSVHH; from the coding sequence ATGACCGCAACTTCCACTGTCGACTCTCCGTCGGGCCCAAGCAGTAGGCGCGAAGAGCGCCGGGTCCTGGCGGGGACCCTGGTTGGCACCACCATCGAGTGGTACGACTTCTTTATCTTTGCCCAGCTCACGGCAACACTGTTGTCGCCGTTGTTCCTGACTCCGCTCGAAAAATCGAATCCCGGAGTGGCGCAAATCCTGTCCTTCGCCACCATCGGCATCAGTTTCCTGTTCCGGCCGCTGGGGGCCTTTGTTGCCGGGCACCTTGGCGACAGGCTGGGGCGCAAGGCCGTTTTGGTCATGACACTGGTAATGATGGGCGCTGCCACGGCGCTGATCGGTGTGCTGCCTACCTACGGGACGATCGGGCTGTGGGCTCCCATCCTGCTGATCACCCTGCGAGTGGTCCAGGGCTTCTCGGCAGGTGGCGAGTGGGGTGGCGCTGCCCTGATGGCTGTGGAACACGCTCCGATTACCAAGCGCGGACTCTTCGGTGCTTACCCGCAGATTGGTGTGCCAATCGGCATGATCCTGGCAACCGGCCTTCTGTTTTTCCTGCAGTCGGGCATGTCGAAGGATGACTTTGCCGCCTGGGGTTGGCGCGTGCCGTTCCTGCTCTCCGTGGTTCTGATCGTGGTGGGTTACCTCATCCGCCGCGCTGTTGGGGAAAGCCCGGTCTTTAAGGAAATCGCCCAGCGCAAAGCGGAAAGCAAGGCGCCCCTGAGCGAGCTCTTCCGGAAGAACAAGAAGGAAGTCGTCCTCGCAGCCCTGATCTTCATCGCCAACAACGCCGCCGGCTACCTGCTGATCGCCTTCTTTATCTCCTATGCCACCAAGGCGCTGAAAATGCCTGCGCCGCCGGTCCTCCTCGCAACCACGGTTGCTTCCTTTGGATGGCTCATTTTCACCATGGTGGGAGGCTGGCTCTCGGACAAGATTGGTCGCGTAAAGACGTTCCTGCTCGGTTACGGCTTGGTCTTCGCGTGGATGATCCCCATGTTTGCCTTGATCGATTCCAAGGACATCCTGCTCTACGGAACGGCCCTGTTCGTCCTCACTATTGGGCTTGGTTTGTCCTATGGTCCGATGTCCGCCATGTACGCGGAGATGTTCCCTGCGCACGTCCGCTATTCGGGAATCTCCATCGGCTACGCCTTGGGCGCTATCCTCGGGGGTGCCTTCGCACCTTTGATAGCCCAGGCGTTGTTGGACACCACCAAATGGTCCGGCTCAGTGGGCCTATACATCATGGGCCTGTGCATCATTTCTGCCGTGGGCGTGATTCTTGCCAAGGAAACCAAGGGCCGTCCCCTCGGTTTCAGCGTTCACCACTAG
- a CDS encoding IclR family transcriptional regulator — protein sequence MVRMSPRSDVKSPQEAATQAPPSQTLSRGIRALEILAEAERPLSIAELAEALGVHRSVAYRILRTLEDHSLLIRDDSGRVQPGPGLAVLARGVSRNLQTAALPELTQLANTLHMTAFLAVWDHQECVTLVTVEPRHSGAALAQHPGSRHPIGIGAPGIAIQSTMTEDRWRQVGAGIPYRAEAHEARRTGYATSHDEVIAGLSSIAAPIHVPGGRPAAIAVVYIRLDQDADAVGKELAASAMRIESQLA from the coding sequence ATGGTTCGCATGAGTCCCCGCAGCGACGTCAAAAGTCCGCAGGAAGCAGCAACCCAGGCGCCGCCGTCGCAGACCCTCTCACGGGGAATCCGAGCGCTGGAGATCCTTGCCGAGGCCGAACGCCCCCTCAGCATTGCCGAACTAGCCGAAGCCCTTGGAGTGCACCGCTCTGTTGCCTACCGCATCCTGCGGACGCTGGAGGACCACTCGCTCCTGATCCGGGACGATTCAGGACGGGTGCAACCCGGCCCTGGACTGGCGGTCCTGGCCCGGGGTGTCTCGCGGAACCTGCAAACAGCTGCCCTGCCTGAGCTCACCCAACTGGCAAATACCTTGCACATGACCGCCTTCCTGGCCGTTTGGGACCACCAGGAATGCGTCACCTTGGTCACCGTGGAACCCCGGCATTCCGGCGCGGCTCTCGCCCAACATCCGGGAAGCCGCCACCCTATAGGTATTGGCGCGCCGGGAATCGCTATCCAGTCGACCATGACCGAGGACCGTTGGCGCCAAGTAGGGGCCGGCATCCCTTACCGCGCTGAAGCACACGAGGCCCGACGCACCGGCTACGCCACCAGCCACGACGAAGTCATCGCGGGGCTGTCCTCAATCGCCGCACCAATCCACGTCCCTGGCGGACGGCCAGCCGCAATAGCGGTGGTCTATATCCGTTTGGACCAGGACGCCGATGCCGTAGGCAAGGAGTTGGCCGCCAGCGCCATGCGGATCGAGAGCCAGTTGGCCTGA
- a CDS encoding MoaF C-terminal domain-containing protein: MSLNLLDTSNWLPLDGLAPGFDANKAPTVQDLAGQEFTVRSDGGPMTFSFDDEEVQWAAAGHSGTAPYEAFIVTGELYYAQWHSPVERDLAVSLILDLANGRALYIGALLGRASQGSTAVHHDFRTGTLEGFTADGAAIAESPALIGRRVEWVYSDAHAYEHIYLSPTWYTWQCLAGPERGLADTDSNTVFEIRPGIFVFTWREKVIPCGSVTIADHRDAKAIRSHGSLFGWDEAGTEPVHFTFGAHGRLISITHHAPELDPSV, translated from the coding sequence ATGAGCCTCAATCTTCTTGACACCTCCAACTGGCTGCCGCTGGACGGCCTGGCACCTGGCTTCGATGCCAACAAAGCCCCCACCGTCCAGGACCTGGCGGGGCAGGAATTTACCGTCCGCAGCGATGGCGGACCCATGACTTTCAGCTTCGATGACGAAGAAGTCCAGTGGGCTGCGGCCGGGCACAGCGGGACGGCGCCCTATGAGGCTTTCATTGTCACCGGAGAGCTCTACTACGCCCAGTGGCATAGTCCCGTTGAGCGGGACCTCGCCGTTTCCTTGATCCTGGATCTGGCCAACGGCAGGGCGCTCTATATCGGCGCACTGCTGGGGCGCGCATCCCAAGGCTCAACCGCAGTCCACCACGATTTCCGCACTGGGACCCTCGAAGGCTTCACCGCCGATGGAGCAGCAATCGCGGAAAGCCCGGCCCTGATCGGCCGACGCGTCGAATGGGTGTACAGCGATGCGCACGCCTACGAACACATCTACCTCAGCCCCACCTGGTACACCTGGCAGTGCCTCGCGGGTCCCGAGCGGGGGCTCGCAGACACCGATTCCAACACGGTCTTCGAAATCCGGCCCGGTATTTTCGTCTTTACCTGGCGCGAAAAGGTCATACCCTGCGGCTCTGTCACCATCGCCGATCACCGGGACGCCAAAGCAATCCGCTCGCACGGCAGCCTTTTCGGATGGGATGAGGCCGGCACCGAACCCGTGCATTTCACCTTCGGCGCCCATGGCAGGTTGATCAGCATCACCCACCACGCACCGGAGCTTGACCCCTCGGTGTAG
- a CDS encoding APC family permease has translation MSVDIPVKGKIAGPADTKRRLGVPAVTFMIIAASAPLTVLAGGVTTTFAVTGVTGVPLSFLILGGILALFAVGYAAMSRYVTNAGAFYAYIAQGISRPAGVGASLVALMAYNLMQVGIYGLFGFTVSSLLSARLGISVPWWIPVLVCIAIVGWLGVNRVDLSAKVLGVLVALEFLVVIAYDLISLAVAPEGVTATSFSPESLFVPGIGAVLSFGIAAFMGFESAAIYGEESKDPKRTVARATFAAVAIIALFYAASAWAMTVGAGPSAVIETSTNSGPDMIFAFLGTNGGVLLSDIAQILFVTSLFAALVSFHNAVARYFFSLGRERVIPPFFAAVRTGSRAPFAGSLAQTLIAVVVTVAFAIAGSGSELGELYPVLTMFTWLTNSGALGLVLLMTVVSIAVIGFFRRNQHGTGLWVRVVAPGLGFVLLAIVFVLILANFNVLLGQTESTAATFVLPLVVLLPGLVGIAWGLRLRHSQPGLYARIGHGSED, from the coding sequence ATGAGCGTGGATATCCCCGTCAAGGGCAAGATCGCTGGGCCAGCAGACACCAAGAGGCGTCTTGGCGTCCCAGCCGTGACCTTCATGATTATTGCGGCCTCCGCGCCGCTGACCGTCCTTGCAGGCGGAGTGACCACCACTTTCGCGGTCACCGGCGTAACAGGTGTTCCGCTTTCGTTCTTGATTCTTGGCGGCATCCTGGCCCTCTTCGCGGTAGGGTACGCGGCCATGAGCCGTTACGTCACTAACGCCGGGGCGTTCTACGCCTACATCGCGCAAGGTATTTCCAGGCCAGCCGGTGTGGGTGCCTCGTTGGTCGCGTTAATGGCATACAACCTCATGCAGGTGGGCATCTATGGGCTCTTCGGTTTCACAGTTTCCTCACTGCTCTCGGCCCGGTTGGGCATCAGCGTGCCCTGGTGGATCCCAGTGCTGGTCTGCATCGCAATTGTGGGCTGGCTGGGCGTTAACCGGGTGGACCTCTCGGCAAAGGTGCTGGGTGTCCTGGTGGCCCTGGAATTCCTGGTGGTCATTGCCTATGACCTCATCAGCCTGGCCGTAGCGCCGGAAGGAGTCACGGCAACCTCGTTCAGCCCGGAAAGCCTGTTCGTCCCTGGCATTGGTGCGGTCCTTTCCTTCGGAATCGCTGCCTTCATGGGCTTCGAATCCGCCGCCATCTACGGCGAAGAGTCCAAAGATCCCAAGCGCACCGTTGCCCGGGCCACCTTCGCAGCGGTTGCAATCATCGCCCTTTTCTATGCGGCCTCGGCGTGGGCAATGACTGTGGGCGCAGGCCCGTCCGCAGTGATCGAAACATCCACCAACAGCGGTCCGGACATGATCTTCGCCTTCCTTGGCACCAACGGAGGCGTACTCCTGAGCGATATAGCGCAAATTCTGTTCGTGACCAGCCTCTTTGCTGCACTGGTCAGCTTCCACAACGCTGTGGCGCGCTATTTCTTCTCGCTCGGGCGGGAACGCGTCATCCCGCCGTTCTTCGCAGCTGTCCGTACAGGGAGCCGCGCACCGTTCGCTGGCTCGCTGGCGCAGACGCTGATTGCCGTCGTCGTGACTGTTGCCTTCGCCATCGCGGGATCCGGGTCTGAACTTGGTGAACTGTACCCGGTGCTGACCATGTTTACCTGGCTGACCAACAGCGGCGCCTTGGGGCTGGTCCTGCTCATGACAGTAGTGTCGATCGCAGTGATCGGATTCTTCCGCCGAAACCAGCATGGGACCGGCCTTTGGGTACGGGTTGTGGCGCCTGGGCTTGGCTTTGTCCTCCTGGCGATTGTGTTTGTGCTCATCCTTGCCAACTTCAATGTCCTGCTTGGACAGACGGAATCGACGGCCGCTACATTCGTCCTGCCCTTGGTAGTGCTTCTGCCGGGTCTGGTGGGAATCGCATGGGGGCTGCGCCTGCGGCACTCGCAGCCCGGCCTTTACGCCAGGATCGGCCACGGCTCCGAGGACTGA
- a CDS encoding helix-turn-helix domain-containing protein, whose product MTVAADTGPATVHTVVADSFQEWSRAISASFVPLLAKGPKDSAFHGTMRARVLGQISVVEVTAGPHTVLRTPELIAKSPGRFFKLSIQLSGSGRLVQDEREAVLRPGDLSIYDTSRPYQLTFDDDFRTLVLMFPHVLLDLPAEAMGHVTALRIPGDEGLGELISPFLVKLADNLEALSGANGLRLVHNALDLVTTLFNGELDQLIETGRDPHLLLLGRIHDYIEANLGDPALSPGSIAAAHYISTRHLHDLFQEIGTTVAASIRQRRLERCRRDLLDPVLADRPVTAIAARWGFTDAAHFSRIFRAAFGNSPTGYRNSR is encoded by the coding sequence ATGACCGTCGCGGCTGATACCGGCCCCGCAACCGTGCACACAGTGGTGGCGGATTCGTTCCAGGAATGGAGCCGGGCCATCTCCGCGTCCTTTGTGCCGTTACTGGCCAAAGGTCCTAAGGATTCTGCCTTCCACGGGACCATGCGAGCCCGGGTCCTGGGTCAAATCTCCGTGGTCGAAGTGACGGCTGGCCCACATACGGTCCTGCGAACGCCTGAGTTGATCGCAAAGTCCCCGGGACGCTTCTTCAAGCTCAGCATCCAGCTCTCCGGTTCCGGCCGTTTGGTTCAGGACGAACGCGAAGCGGTGCTTCGACCCGGGGACCTCTCCATCTACGACACCTCCCGTCCTTACCAGCTAACGTTCGACGACGACTTCCGCACCTTGGTGCTGATGTTTCCGCACGTCCTGCTCGACTTGCCGGCCGAAGCCATGGGCCACGTAACCGCCCTCCGGATTCCTGGCGATGAAGGCCTCGGCGAGCTCATCAGCCCCTTCCTTGTCAAGCTTGCCGATAACCTCGAAGCCCTCTCGGGGGCCAATGGCCTCCGCCTGGTCCACAACGCACTGGACCTCGTCACTACCTTGTTCAACGGCGAGCTCGACCAGCTGATCGAGACCGGCCGCGATCCACACCTCCTCCTCCTGGGCCGGATCCATGACTACATCGAGGCCAATCTGGGTGACCCCGCGCTTTCCCCGGGAAGCATAGCCGCGGCCCACTACATCTCCACCCGCCACCTGCACGATCTTTTCCAGGAGATTGGCACCACCGTGGCCGCGTCCATCCGGCAGCGCCGGCTCGAACGCTGCAGGCGCGACCTCCTGGACCCTGTTCTGGCTGACCGGCCGGTTACGGCCATTGCAGCGCGATGGGGGTTTACTGACGCAGCGCATTTCAGCCGGATCTTCCGGGCTGCCTTCGGGAACTCCCCCACCGGCTACCGCAACAGCCGCTGA